The Oxalobacteraceae bacterium OTU3CINTB1 genome includes a window with the following:
- a CDS encoding beta-1,6-N-acetylglucosaminyltransferase, which yields MRIAYLILAHNNPAHLARLIARLRAPGEAFYVHIDANAPLAPFAGLAGPAVTLLPNRVACSWGDISLVKATLALMAAATAGGQYDYCVLLSGADYPLQTADYIAQFLAAHQGTEFIEVFALPNAEYGKSIERISRWWIRKGKPLARFRWPLQHWLNRHVPPRDYRKALGGGEAVTGSQWWCLTGAAVRYVLEQTKRQPRLYRFCKFVDCSDEFFFQVTLWNSPFRARISHSLTYTDWQPGKMGPETLDASYLPQFAGPVIRDSARNNCPNEKREVLFARKFSDASGALLDDIDRLAAHRAGAPAGVA from the coding sequence GTGCGTATCGCCTACCTGATACTGGCGCACAACAATCCGGCGCACCTGGCGCGCCTGATCGCACGCCTGCGGGCGCCCGGCGAGGCGTTTTACGTGCACATCGACGCCAACGCGCCGCTGGCGCCGTTCGCCGGCCTGGCCGGGCCGGCGGTGACGTTGCTGCCGAACCGGGTGGCATGCAGCTGGGGCGACATCTCGCTGGTGAAGGCGACCTTGGCGCTGATGGCCGCGGCCACCGCCGGCGGCCAGTACGACTATTGCGTGCTGCTCAGCGGCGCCGACTATCCGCTGCAGACGGCCGACTACATCGCGCAATTTTTGGCCGCGCACCAGGGCACCGAGTTCATCGAGGTGTTCGCGCTGCCGAACGCCGAGTACGGCAAATCGATCGAGCGCATCAGCCGCTGGTGGATCAGGAAGGGCAAGCCGCTGGCGCGCTTTCGCTGGCCGCTGCAGCACTGGCTCAACCGCCACGTGCCGCCGCGCGACTACCGCAAGGCGCTCGGCGGCGGCGAGGCCGTCACCGGCTCGCAGTGGTGGTGCCTGACGGGGGCGGCGGTGCGCTACGTGCTGGAGCAGACCAAACGGCAGCCCCGGCTGTACCGTTTCTGCAAGTTCGTCGATTGCTCGGACGAGTTTTTCTTCCAGGTGACGCTGTGGAATTCGCCGTTTCGCGCGCGCATCAGCCATAGCCTGACCTACACCGACTGGCAGCCGGGCAAGATGGGGCCCGAGACGCTCGACGCCAGCTACCTGCCGCAGTTCGCCGGGCCGGTGATCCGCGACTCGGCGCGCAACAACTGTCCCAACGAGAAGCGCGAGGTGCTGTTCGCGCGCAAGTTTTCCGACGCGTCCGGCGCCCTGCTCGATGACATCGACCGGCTCGCCGCGCACCGCGCCGGCGCGCCCGCCGGCGTGGCGTGA
- a CDS encoding glycosyltransferase, protein MAKIDILLPVKNGKDFLAEAIDSVIAQSFTDWRLLVLDHGSTDGSREMAEAYHGRDKRVEVRSFPEAKGLSGLLNRGLDECDCDYVVRHDADDVCFPDRFALQLAGFRDQPDCIAMGGQSELINAAGEHITEQSVPVGRARNTAASLFRNPVTHPTAMIDFAAIERLGVRYGTDFIHVLPEADRIEVPHLAEDYFLFGQLAVLGKVNNLPDRLIRYRWHTSNVSVTRFAEQMDVSLLVSRYLTRSFCAYHKVPYFDPAPFCNHGAKFFDVDGRGNFDRAFEVMAATLRQVLGQSEELDRELAFRWVASTRRELGLAGRYWSFQKKHAPETGEWLAVRAWMLRHLPGRASLRVAAEGRA, encoded by the coding sequence GTGGCCAAGATCGATATTTTGCTGCCGGTAAAAAACGGCAAGGACTTCCTGGCGGAGGCCATCGACAGCGTGATCGCGCAAAGCTTCACCGACTGGCGCCTGCTGGTGCTCGACCACGGCTCCACCGACGGCAGCCGCGAGATGGCCGAGGCCTACCATGGGCGCGACAAGCGGGTCGAGGTGCGCAGCTTCCCGGAGGCCAAGGGCCTGTCCGGGCTGCTCAATCGCGGGCTCGACGAATGCGACTGCGACTACGTGGTGCGCCACGACGCCGACGATGTCTGCTTCCCGGACCGCTTCGCGCTGCAGCTGGCCGGTTTCCGCGACCAGCCCGACTGCATCGCCATGGGCGGCCAGTCCGAGCTGATCAACGCCGCAGGCGAGCACATCACCGAGCAGAGCGTGCCGGTCGGGCGCGCCCGCAACACCGCCGCCAGCCTGTTCCGCAACCCCGTCACGCACCCGACCGCGATGATCGACTTTGCCGCCATCGAGCGCCTGGGCGTGCGCTACGGCACCGATTTCATCCACGTGCTGCCCGAGGCCGACCGCATCGAAGTGCCGCACCTGGCCGAGGATTACTTCCTGTTCGGCCAGCTTGCCGTGCTGGGCAAGGTCAACAACCTGCCGGACCGCCTGATCCGCTACCGCTGGCACACCAGCAACGTCAGCGTGACCCGCTTCGCCGAGCAGATGGATGTGTCGCTGCTGGTGTCGCGCTACCTGACGCGCTCGTTCTGCGCCTATCACAAGGTGCCGTACTTCGATCCGGCGCCGTTCTGCAACCACGGCGCCAAGTTCTTCGACGTCGACGGCCGCGGCAATTTCGACCGCGCCTTCGAGGTCATGGCCGCGACGTTGCGCCAGGTGCTGGGGCAGTCCGAAGAGCTCGACCGCGAACTGGCGTTCCGCTGGGTCGCCAGCACCCGGCGCGAGCTCGGCCTGGCCGGACGCTACTGGTCGTTCCAGAAGAAGCACGCGCCCGAGACCGGCGAGTGGCTGGCGGTGCGCGCCTGGATGCTGCGCCATTTGCCCGGCCGCGCCAGCCTGCGCGTGGCCGCCGAGGGGCGCGCATGA
- a CDS encoding lipopolysaccharide biosynthesis protein has translation MMAANPPMSGLSKAFGKTLMTTMGMTVVGFISSVINARLLGPEGRGLLSAALLICTLAASVAQCGMGSSYVYHFGAARRFPYLRLFAGSMLGISALAAGLAAAGLQLSHAMALHEIWWVILTFAAFMASQTYIFSLTQLHSNLHFFNVLRFTQVFGNLILMLPLLLWFKVVTFEQILAAQLLVLVIVTGSGIWWARKHRIWQLRDEPREPISPWPVLRYGLHQQGIGLLGIFLLNFDKLFLLNRGTIKEYGYYALAFTTSRLIGAVQESISVALFSRFAGRDEQQLSQAVRNAFRVTFLPLMVIAAVGAALAPWALTLVYGKAFADMTVPFAILLFECVIGGASWTLAQRFNAAGQPGLVLARQFVSIVPVLVAIPFLPHENTYVYLALLMLCGACLRLVMTIVLSVTKLKEPMPEFVPTKDDLNMLRKLIKRSK, from the coding sequence ATGATGGCGGCCAATCCGCCGATGTCCGGATTGTCCAAGGCGTTTGGCAAGACGTTGATGACCACGATGGGCATGACCGTGGTCGGCTTCATCTCCTCGGTCATCAACGCCCGCCTGCTCGGTCCCGAGGGACGCGGGCTGCTGTCGGCCGCGCTGCTGATCTGCACCTTGGCCGCCAGCGTGGCCCAGTGCGGCATGGGCAGCAGCTATGTCTACCACTTCGGCGCGGCGCGCCGCTTCCCGTACCTGCGCCTGTTCGCCGGTTCGATGCTGGGCATCAGCGCGCTGGCCGCCGGCCTGGCCGCGGCCGGGCTGCAGCTGAGCCACGCGATGGCGCTGCACGAGATCTGGTGGGTGATCCTCACCTTTGCCGCCTTCATGGCCAGCCAGACCTATATCTTTTCGCTCACGCAGCTCCATTCGAACCTGCATTTCTTCAACGTGCTGCGCTTCACCCAGGTCTTCGGCAACCTGATCCTGATGCTGCCGCTGCTGCTGTGGTTCAAGGTCGTCACGTTCGAACAAATCCTCGCCGCGCAATTGCTGGTGCTCGTCATCGTCACCGGCAGCGGCATCTGGTGGGCGCGCAAGCACCGCATCTGGCAATTGCGCGACGAGCCGCGCGAGCCGATCTCGCCGTGGCCGGTGCTGCGCTACGGCCTGCACCAGCAGGGCATCGGCCTGCTGGGCATCTTCCTGCTCAACTTCGACAAGCTGTTCCTGCTCAACCGCGGCACCATCAAGGAGTACGGTTACTACGCGCTCGCCTTCACCACCTCGCGCCTGATCGGCGCGGTGCAGGAATCGATCTCGGTGGCGCTGTTCTCGCGCTTTGCCGGCCGCGACGAGCAGCAGCTGAGCCAAGCGGTGCGCAACGCCTTCCGCGTCACCTTCCTGCCGCTGATGGTCATCGCCGCCGTCGGCGCGGCGCTGGCGCCGTGGGCGCTGACGCTGGTGTACGGCAAGGCCTTCGCCGACATGACGGTGCCGTTCGCCATCTTGCTGTTCGAATGCGTCATCGGCGGGGCCAGCTGGACGCTGGCGCAACGCTTCAACGCCGCCGGCCAGCCGGGCCTGGTGCTGGCGCGCCAGTTCGTCTCGATCGTGCCGGTGCTGGTGGCCATTCCGTTCCTGCCGCACGAAAACACCTACGTCTACCTGGCCTTGCTCATGCTGTGCGGCGCCTGCCTGCGGCTGGTGATGACGATCGTGCTGAGCGTGACCAAGCTCAAGGAGCCGATGCCCGAATTCGTGCCGACCAAAGACGACCTGAACATGCTGCGCAAGCTCATCAAGCGTTCCAAATAA
- a CDS encoding polysaccharide pyruvyl transferase family protein, whose translation MKDHRSMMLDLQKTHDVIYDLLKNRQFHYIDIPMHDNIGDLLIMQGTLAFFKKKNLSPKTTSTASAFKPEWVGKDDILVFHGGGNFGDLYPNINDLREDIITRFPDNRIVMLPQTIFFSTDAKRDASAAVFRRHRDVHIFIRDRVSQQIAQRFSDHVYLVPDMAHQLYPITGVPGGKGVLRIERVDVEKPAVPESLRDLTFDTRTDWVEVVGSEKNLIDFAWRLEGRFNARNWQALQKKLGPWYWVPVAQRFSNKAVALFSRHDHIVTDRLHGHILSCLMDKRNTVIDNSYGKNSTYINEWTGQSDLVRLVKAEPCVSPT comes from the coding sequence ATGAAAGACCACCGTTCGATGATGTTGGATCTGCAAAAGACGCACGATGTCATTTACGATTTGTTGAAGAACCGGCAGTTCCACTACATCGACATCCCGATGCACGACAACATCGGCGACCTGCTGATCATGCAAGGGACTTTGGCGTTCTTCAAGAAAAAAAATCTTTCTCCGAAGACCACCTCGACCGCCTCCGCCTTCAAGCCCGAGTGGGTGGGCAAGGACGACATCCTGGTGTTCCACGGCGGCGGCAACTTCGGCGACCTGTACCCGAACATCAACGATTTGCGCGAAGACATCATCACGCGCTTCCCGGACAACCGCATCGTGATGCTGCCGCAGACGATCTTCTTTTCCACCGACGCCAAGCGCGACGCCTCGGCGGCCGTGTTCCGCCGCCACCGCGACGTCCATATCTTCATCCGCGACCGCGTCTCGCAGCAGATCGCCCAGCGCTTCTCCGACCACGTCTACCTGGTGCCGGACATGGCCCACCAGCTGTACCCGATCACCGGCGTGCCCGGCGGCAAGGGCGTGCTGCGCATCGAGCGGGTCGACGTCGAAAAACCGGCCGTGCCCGAATCGCTGCGCGATCTGACGTTCGACACCCGCACCGACTGGGTCGAGGTGGTCGGCAGCGAGAAGAACCTGATCGACTTCGCCTGGCGGCTCGAAGGGCGCTTTAACGCGCGCAACTGGCAGGCGCTGCAGAAAAAGCTCGGTCCGTGGTACTGGGTGCCGGTGGCGCAGCGCTTCTCGAACAAGGCGGTGGCGCTGTTCTCGCGCCACGACCACATCGTCACCGACCGCCTGCACGGCCATATCCTGTCGTGCCTGATGGACAAGCGCAACACGGTGATCGACAACAGCTACGGCAAGAATTCGACCTACATCAACGAGTGGACCGGCCAGAGCGATCTGGTGCGGCTGGTCAAGGCGGAACCGTGCGTATCGCCTACCTGA